The sequence CCGCACACTGACAGCGATCGCTTGATCTGGCGCTCTTCACCGACCGAGTTGTGCCAACCGGCCTGGACGCAGCCCTCATCATGCACGTCGCTTTGGGAGATCTCTGGAAAAGAATTTCCCACTCGTCGGGTGTCATGAGCGCAGCGTCATGCTCCGCAGCCAGGTGTTTTGCGGCTGGAGATCTCTTCACTGGTCGTAGCTGCCACCAACGCTGATTGGCGTCCCGACAATTTCAGCCCGGGTAATATCCAGGTTATCCAATGTCGCTCCAGCCACATCGACAAAGTAAAGTTTGGCCTCAGTCAAATTCACATTGGTCAAATTGGCATTGCGAAAACTCGCGTTGGTCAAAAATGCATCGGCGAGAATGGCCCCTCGCAGGTTGGCCCCCTCCAGATCGGCCCCTTCCAGATTGGCCTCAGTCAAGTTGGCATTCGTCAAGTCCGCCTGTCGCAGGTCAGCGCCAATGATGTGGGCTTGCGACAAATTTGCGCCCGACAAATCACAGCCATAGCAGGCGTTAGTGGTCAAG comes from Leptolyngbya iicbica LK and encodes:
- a CDS encoding pentapeptide repeat-containing protein, producing the protein MKLFTTALLSVALPIAIAVPTQAEDPAQVEQLLTTNACYGCDLSGANLSQAHIIGADLRQADLTNANLTEANLEGADLEGANLRGAILADAFLTNASFRNANLTNVNLTEAKLYFVDVAGATLDNLDITRAEIVGTPISVGGSYDQ